AGCACAACCTTCTGTCACTGTGGGGGAACTTAGGTCTTAGTGACGTCATTTCCACAGTATTTCAGTATAACAGACTCTCCTTGCAGAAAAATTTCACTGGCTTAATTGAAAGTTTCCAATTATAAGACCTGAAATTTAAAAATTCCAAACAGACATTTACGTGAGTTTCTAAACACTAGACACAACAGTTCATACATGGCATGTTCTCAGCAGTTGTGACTGAGGTGGCAGGTGGACTACAGTCAGAAACATTGTTTTTAGGTACAGGAGGACGTTGCTGCACTTTTGGTAGtgaccactttataaatgttcatTCTGGACAAGTTACAACTTGCCCTTTCTTAGCAGAAGTACAATAGAAAAGATAAAGCTGTTTAAACCTTATTTTGGGGCAAATTCACTAAAAttcaaaagccttttttttttaatctggttTGACTAACAATTATAtggcttttttgtgtgtttttccaccTCGCTATGCTCCGCAAAACGTACTTGACTGTGTAGGCAAATGCTGCAAAGCCTACAATGACGAACAGGTTGGCTAAAGCACCACCTAGAAGTCCATGGTTGCGATTGGCCTGCTGCAGGCCAGGAGCAGGGTTGGCCCCCCCAACTGGGGCTGGTCCTCCATTAAGTGCTGGCATGCCATAATGGGCGTGCTGAGGGTCACCGTCAGGTACCACATCAGGTAGGGGGAGGGGCTGAGAGCGGGCACTTAACTCTTGCTGGgccttctgtttttgttttatctcctggttgacaaagaaagaaatgggaaaATATTAGAACAAAAAGGTCACAAGAAGGTTttgggagtaaaaaaaaaaagaaaaaaagaccaagTTTGTGATTGACTTATACATACACTGACAACATCGGGAAACAGCTCACAGAACACTTTGTCTTTGAGGTTGAAGGCCAGACTTTGGGCTGAGAGCTGTCTTTTCtagaaaaaaatgataaaaaaggtACAATGAATATGAGTCATCATAGGTTCTTCATGATTCTgtgctgcatttatttattttattttttttaaacatactgtGTAGTCTGAAGTCTCAATACTTCCGAGGGTTGGTCCTTTCTCCACCATGAAGCTGAGCAAACCCGTTCGGATCGTGGACACAGACCAAGCCTGTCACGATAGGTTTGTTGAGCataaccaaaagcgctgctgagcaagATCAAAAAAGGCAGACCaaaaaccagaacttaaacagGATCAACACCACAAAAACTTGACATgccacatggaggaaggaaacagtacggaccagcaaggagcaggggaaagacaagactagatatacacaggggataacgagacacaggtgcagacaatcagggcagaatCGAAACAAGAGGGACAGaacagaaactcaaactgggggaaatgtcaaaccctgacaaagcCGGGTTCCATGTACAGATGGTCCTAAATTAACATGGCCGTTTCACTCGCGGGATACCAGATTCACGCATTCGTGTGAACTGCACTTCAGTCTTAGCCACAAGGTGGAAGCAGAAACTACGACTTGACATGAGATCTGCGGGGCCTGCTGGGGGGTCGGGGCCGTCAGACGGCTGAGTcgggaggaggaaatcagagaaagactcgcagcttcttgttcattttattcaacaggcaatggcagtgtaaaagtctgtttggtgatccaactctgaggtgcagatgttcataaacatcGTGGCTGAGGACTCCTcgttgcattttgtaataaacgtccaaaatgtaataactttttcatttcattttgtaataaagccgcattttgtaataaactgccctATTTTGTAATAGATTTTGCCACATTATGCaataagttattgcattttgagaagattattataaaatgcacttgcaacttttttttattttctacgaaatgtaataacatggtgcattatgtaataatacctaATATTGTTatttgtttaacaatgaattcATACAAGAgttacttttgttgttttttatgcaatttcccttacagctatgtagcccaataaatctaCGTATAACACTCCAAATATGACTTTAGTTtcctatttgaagtttggaattatataggccaataacaaacaaataaactatgctttagaattgttattacataatgcaccatgttattacattttagagaataaaaaagttgcaagtgcattttgtaataatctcaaaatgtaataacttattacataatgcggcaaaatgtattacaaaatgcgttggggtagtttattacaaaatgtggcagtttattaaaaaaatgcggctttattacaaaatgaaatgacagtttcaagttattgaattttttttattacattttggacgtttatttcaaaatgcaccgttattacaaaatgcggctcaatAGGGCTGCTGCGCGAGGGACAAACCCGAGCATTTATCCAATGACGTTTGTGTTTTTAAACATACTGTGTATTCTGAAGTAATGAATAATTAATATGCGAGATAATTATCAAAGCAAGTGGGTTATAGTATCAGCACACGTCCAAACGGTTCATGCGGGGTGCATCACACAAAACTGTccgtgcagcaactctcctgcaatGTAAAACAATAGTTCGTAGTgaacatatatataaacaataacttATTGTTACATCTCCTTTCCGATCAGTTACGATAAACAAAATTCTAATTGAAAATAATCTCTGAAATAATAAACAAAGCAGCAATAATAACCAAATATTCTTCATCATGGGAGACTTTGTCTTCTACTGTAAACAAAAGGTATTATAATTCCTTTTTAGGCTAGTCTGAGTTTATACAGCTCACCATATAGTATTTCACAAACATGGCTACGTAAATATTTCACGTACATCAACATTTCAGAAAACCCTGGTCCCAATCAGAACATTTCAGTCCCAGAAAAGTATTATtaatctcctctttttttttcttctctcaaaTGGCCATTGGTGCTTTAGTctctcaataataataataataaataactttatttatctgttaggaacttcatttgtgtaaaagcatcagcatcagtgcgTGTACAATTAACATATGCAACAGGACAATacagaaacaaaccaaacaatcaatatAAAGCAACATCCATTGGGCAATCACAAGTACTGCTGGACTTAGATGCTGTAAGTTACTCCAACTCACCGTCGGAATTTAACATATTCCTGCACAAAGCCATgagcgccgccgccgccgcctgaGGTAACCTCATTTATGTGGATGACATCTTAATGTCATCCACACAGAGTCACACCTTTGACGACCATTTAGTTGAGATCCGGCATGTGCTCGGCCAGCTGTCAGCGGCTGGAGCCAAGCTTGCGTTGTCCAAAGGCCAATGGTGTCACTCGAAGGTCGACGTGGGTCTCACGGTGGGTCCAGATGGCATCGAGCCTCAAGGAAATAGGGTGAGAGCCATCCAGGACATCAAGGCTCCAACCAACCTGTCGGAACTAGGGGTCTGCAACTACTCTCGACAGTTTGTTGAGTTACGCAGAAATAGCAAAACCGCTAACCGAACTGCTCCGCAAAGACGTGACATTTAAGTGGGAAAAGCCGCAGGATGAGGCCTTTTGCCTGATAAAGCAGAAACTGTGTGTAGCACCTTGCCTTACCTAGCTGGGCACGGGAATTGGGACCCCCTGGGTTTTCCAACCTGAATGGTTGCCGACGCCGCAGGCCCGGGTTGTAAATGCCTTAACTCGGCGCCATGCCAGAGAGGTAGCAGAAAATACCTGCACCGCCGAACAGAGTCTGCACTTGGGGCGTGAGTTCGGTGACTCGGACCTGGTAGCCGTGCAGGAACAGGACCCCGATGTCAGTCTTATCCGGCGCCTGGTCGCAGACCCGCTTACGGTGGAGGCCGCACAGTCCATCCCCAGCGAGTCCAAACAGCTTAGGACACTCCGGCGCATGCTTCCCGCCCTGCAACTGGAAAAAGGGctgttatggcccttttccactagtaccacctcagctcgcttctacccgccatgCCCCCGTCTTGTGCTTTTCCACTACTGGCCAAgccgcggctccagctgattttgaAGGTGACCGAAGGTGAAGCCCTCTAAGTGTAACCTGTTTGCAACACAAATTCAATATCTGGGCCATGTAATCTCAGCAGAGGGGGTTGGGGTGGACCCTGCTAAGGTGCAGTGCATTCGGGAGTGGCCAGTTCCTAAGACTCAGACAGAAGTAAAAAGTTTTGTGGGGTTAGCATCATTTTATAGGTGTTTTGTGGAAGGTTTTGCTGAAATTGCACGGCCCTTACACCAACTCACTGAGAAAGGGAGGCGTTTCAAATGGCCAGAGCCTTGTCAGCAGGCCTTTGAACACCTTAAGACAAGGTTGATGACGGCTCCAGTCTTAGCGTACCCTGACCCTCACAGGCCCTTTATTTTGGACACAGACGTTAGTGATGTGAGAGTTGGGGCCGTGCTGTCACAAAAGGAAAATGGGGCTGAGCGTGTTATTGCAGTCTGGGATTGACCAAACAGGAACGGAAGTATGCCACCACCAAAAAGAAGCTGTTGAGCATGGTTACCTTTACCAAATACTTTAGGCATTATCTGTTGGGAAGGGAGTTTGTTTTTTGCGGAAAGATCATAACTCTTTGCGTTGGCTTCATAATTTTCAGGAGCTTGAGGGTCAGCTGGCTCGTTGGGTCGAGCAGCTGGCTAACTTTCAATATAAAATCATACATCGCCCCGGTAAATTACATGCCAGTGCAGATGCCCTTTCTAGACTTCCAACCTTTGTAGCCAAGCCTTTGGGGGGGGGATCCCTTACTGAGGACTCTAGTCAGGAGTCAAGCCCAGGCCCAATCATAAGTGCTGTGCAGGAAACTGTGCCTACGCCTAAGGCAAGTCAAGGGGATGAGAGTGATGCTTTGACACGGGCTCAAAGGGATGATGAGGAAATCTGGCAGTTTATTCAGCTTAAAAAGTCAGGGGGCCAGGTAGAGCCCCCTAGGGATCAAGTGTTGCAAAAATATGCTGCTGTCTGGACTCAGCTTCAGGTGCAAGGGGAAAGGCTGGTACGGGTCCCACCAACCAATTCAGATGCCGTATCTCAGGTTCAGGTAGTGCTCCCGAGAGCCATGGTTGCTGATGTGTTAGCTCAGTTGCATAACTAAACCACAGGGGGGCACTTAGGAGTACAAAAACTGCAGGGTAAAGTTAAAGACCGTTTTTACTGGCCAGGGTGGTTCAGGGACGTCTGTCAATGGTGTAGGGACTGTCTAGACTGTGCCTCACGTAAGACACAGGGTCGGGCCCCATGTACGCCTCTTCAACCTTCAGTCACTTCAAGACTGCATGAACATGTGGCTCTTGAAATTTTGGGTCCACTGCCAGAAACAGGTGACAAGAATAAGTATATCTTGGTGGTGGGCGATTATTTCTCCAAGTGGGTAGAGGCGTACCCTCTCCCTAACCAGGAAGCCCACACTATTGCCCGGGTGTTGGTTGAGGAGTGGGTTTGTCGGTATGGGGCCCCTTGCAGTATTCATACAGACCAGGGACACAACTTTGATTCAATCCTGTTTAGGGAAGTGTGCCGGTTGTTGAACATCAGTAAAACCAGAACCTCCGCTTATCATCCTCAATCTGATGGACTCATTGAAAGGTTCAACCGCACCTTACTGTCTATGCTAACCATGTTTGTAAAAGATAATCAGACAAACTGGGATGTACTTTTGCCATATGTCATGTTGGCCTATTGTAGCAGCATTCAGGCGACTACAGGATTTAGTCCCTACAAGATGCTGTTTGGCCGGGAAGTGGTTTTGCCTATTGACATTATGCTCAGCCTAGATGGTAGGGAGAGTTTTTCTTCTGCCAGCAAGTATGTGACAAGGTTAGCAGACACACTGGCTACAGTAGTAGAGGCAGTCAAAAACCATGAAGTTAATGTCTCAGGTCAACAGAAGGCAGCTTTTGATTTTCAAGCACATTTCCAGTATTATTCAGAGGGGGAGTTGGTTTGGATGCGTAATAAAGCCAGGAAACGTGGGGTGttccctaaagcctgaattattgttctgccttaaatcgacgctgTGCCTACGCCGTGcatacgccgtgcctacgccgtcaccgtgacgccgtcgtgaacccttcggacttctccgtcactccatttcgcggCGGCgccgcgatcttttcctgaatggtttatccgacttttccggtcagtgaatcaaagagataaggacaactattgtgcaaaaaaacaaaaacaaagaaaatcacacatacacgaagaaaagagcgctgaaagttcacgactgcttcaaactggaaatgcgttgctaccaattgaaccaatcacagccctctcggtctgcgtttggtctgcatcgcgacgcatagttacaatttttgggaggtacccgtcagtgacggcgtcagtgacggcgtcagtgacggcgtcagtgacggcgtcagtgacggcgtcaggacggcgtcagtgacggcgtcagtgacggcgtcagtgacggcgtgtggtacgcgtcgacgtgtaccctacggcgtaggcacggcatcGTTTtggcgcagaaccataactcagcctttagttGCAGAGACAGTTTAAAGTACCTTACAGAGTCTTAGAAAGGGTGACAGAAGCGTTATATCGGGTTGTGCTGGTTGACGGAGGGCCAGAGATTGTGGTGCATTTCAACAGACTCAAACCTTTTCTCTGTTCTGTACCAGAAACAGCAGCAGCTCGGGAGGGAGAGACCCCGACAACGGCCCTCTAATGCCCGACGTCCCTCCGACCTCCCCTCTG
This genomic window from Cololabis saira isolate AMF1-May2022 chromosome 8, fColSai1.1, whole genome shotgun sequence contains:
- the LOC133449479 gene encoding ubiquitin-conjugating enzyme E2 J2-like, coding for MVEKGPTLGSIETSDYTKRQLSAQSLAFNLKDKVFCELFPDVVSEIKQKQKAQQELSARSQPLPLPDVVPDGDPQHAHYGMPALNGGPAPVGGANPAPGLQQANRNHGLLGGALANLFVIVGFAAFAYTVKYVLRSIARWKNTQKSHIIVSQTRLKKKGF